A window of Pantoea agglomerans contains these coding sequences:
- a CDS encoding NADH-quinone oxidoreductase subunit A, translated as MSTATEVVAHHWAFIIFVIIAFGLCAFMLTGGWLLGGRARARHKETPFESGIESVGDTHIRLSAKFYLVAMFFVIFDVEALFLYAWATSIRESGWVGFVEAAIFILVLLAGLVYLVRIGALDWAPARRRVVVKSSPIGHTNPHKQ; from the coding sequence ATGTCAACAGCCACCGAAGTCGTCGCTCATCACTGGGCGTTTATCATATTTGTCATTATCGCTTTCGGCCTTTGCGCCTTTATGCTTACCGGAGGATGGCTCTTAGGCGGCCGCGCCCGCGCCCGTCATAAAGAGACCCCGTTTGAATCCGGTATCGAATCCGTTGGCGACACCCATATCCGTCTCTCGGCGAAGTTCTATCTCGTCGCGATGTTCTTCGTCATCTTCGACGTAGAAGCGCTCTTTTTATACGCATGGGCGACCTCAATCCGCGAAAGCGGCTGGGTCGGCTTTGTGGAAGCCGCAATTTTCATTTTGGTGCTCCTGGCGGGGCTGGTCTATCTGGTGCGTATCGGCGCGCTGGACTGGGCGCCTGCACGTCGTCGCGTGGTGGTCAAATCCAGCCCGATCGGTCACACCAACCCTCATAAGCAGTAA